In Pseudoalteromonas sp. MM1, a single window of DNA contains:
- a CDS encoding tetratricopeptide repeat protein, with the protein MMNTKVYKAVHDLAEQLMEAANRNDRKRFELLFSRLKAICVENENTSKDHPVQWETLADFTEELEEAITTYEKALKKSIAINNKDHMSSIAYSMATLQIELGQKDEAIKNLKDAKVSANKISDKDLKAEIHDLLESLVEVG; encoded by the coding sequence ATGATGAACACCAAAGTATATAAAGCAGTGCATGATTTAGCAGAGCAACTGATGGAGGCGGCAAACAGAAACGACCGTAAAAGGTTCGAATTGTTATTTTCTAGGCTTAAAGCGATTTGTGTAGAAAATGAGAATACCTCGAAAGATCATCCTGTGCAGTGGGAAACCCTTGCTGATTTTACAGAAGAACTTGAAGAAGCAATTACCACCTATGAAAAAGCGCTTAAGAAATCAATTGCTATAAATAATAAAGATCACATGTCGTCGATTGCTTATTCAATGGCTACATTACAAATAGAGCTTGGTCAAAAGGACGAAGCCATTAAAAATTTAAAAGATGCTAAAGTAAGCGCGAATAAAATTTCAGATAAAGATCTTAAAGCCGAAATACACGATTTACTCGAGTCGCTTGTTGAAGTAGGTTAA
- a CDS encoding alpha/beta fold hydrolase has translation MHTTIHKNFKILPAHIVSFIVFLLISMSTLTAKIYAADAVWPSKTTYKYVNVDGKKIFYREAGTQHKQTIVLLHGYPSSSHSYRELIPLLSGRFHIIAPDYLGSGYSEKPDPNTQIYTFDLLASYVDGLLKKLNVNSYSLYIQDFGAPVGFRMLLKNTDKLNALIVQNGNAYLEGLTPARQAFFKAANQDRSKEQQAKLYSFTSEQAIINKQYLRDVQNKTQIMNPDSWTHDLSFLQTKSDRLIQVQLFQDYYNNLLDYPKWQAYLRKYQPPTLIVWGKNDPAFIAQGAKAYLKDVPNAELHLLDSGHFTVEEQPVEVAKYIVNFMDKLALKNTQK, from the coding sequence ATGCATACAACTATACATAAAAACTTTAAAATACTACCTGCTCACATCGTTTCTTTTATTGTGTTTTTACTAATTTCTATGTCGACACTTACTGCCAAAATATATGCAGCAGATGCAGTATGGCCTTCAAAAACTACTTATAAATATGTAAACGTAGACGGTAAAAAAATATTCTACCGAGAAGCAGGTACACAACATAAACAAACGATTGTTTTATTACACGGTTATCCATCGTCGTCACATAGCTATCGCGAGCTAATCCCTCTTTTATCTGGCCGCTTTCATATAATAGCACCTGATTATTTAGGTTCTGGTTATAGTGAAAAACCTGATCCAAATACACAAATATACACTTTTGATTTACTCGCTAGTTATGTAGATGGATTACTAAAAAAACTTAACGTTAATAGCTATAGTCTTTATATACAAGATTTTGGTGCACCGGTTGGGTTTAGAATGCTGTTAAAAAATACAGATAAGCTTAATGCACTTATTGTACAAAATGGGAACGCATATCTAGAAGGATTAACACCTGCAAGGCAAGCCTTTTTTAAAGCTGCAAATCAAGATAGGTCAAAAGAGCAACAGGCTAAGCTTTACTCATTTACATCAGAGCAAGCAATCATTAATAAGCAGTATTTACGTGATGTACAAAATAAGACACAAATAATGAACCCTGACAGTTGGACTCACGACCTAAGTTTTTTACAAACAAAAAGCGATCGATTAATTCAAGTACAACTATTTCAAGACTATTATAATAACTTGCTAGACTACCCAAAATGGCAAGCTTACTTAAGAAAGTACCAACCGCCTACATTAATTGTATGGGGTAAAAACGATCCCGCATTTATAGCGCAAGGTGCAAAAGCCTATTTAAAAGATGTGCCAAACGCCGAGCTACACTTGCTTGATTCTGGTCATTTTACTGTTGAAGAACAACCCGTTGAAGTCGCAAAGTATATCGTCAACTTTATGGATAAATTGGCCCTTAAAAACACACAAAAGTAA